CAGGGCTTGTTGTGGATGCAAGGGGTCTTAACGCTAAACCAGCAATGGCTCCAAAAATTCTTGATGAAAACGGACAAGAAGTTTATGGTTCAGCATTTGTTAGCCGAGATTGGGCAGTTCAGCAAGGAATGAGTGGATACGCCAAAGATCCAGTTGCTGCTCAAAATAATGAAAGAGTTACAGATAAACCTTTCATAATTAAAGGTATCAGAACTGAAGGACCTGGCAAGGCGGATATAGTTATAAGTAACGCTGATGCCGCAAAGATTAGAAGCAGTGCCGAAAATCTTTCATTTTTACAAAAATGTAGAGTTATGATTGTAGTTGATTAGTGAAACAATTATTTTTTAAAAATTACCTATAAATTTATAAGGAGGGAAGTATATGGCAAGGAAATTATTTTTATTAGCTTCTTGCATCATTATGTTTTTTCTTGCTGCTTGCGGCGGTCCAAAGCCGATTAAGCCTGAAGCCCAATTAGATACCCCTGAACATCATGTATCAAATGGCTATAAAATGCTTAAAGCAGGAGAACTTGAAAAAGCTTTTTCTTCATTTGAAAGAGCTACCAAACTTGACCCTAAGTATGCACCAGGTTATGCCGGATTAGGCCTTGTTTATTGCGAGCAAGCTAATTATAAAAAAGCCAAAGAATCCTTTGATAAAGCCGAAGGTTATGCAAAAAGTGATGCCCATAAGTTTGATGTGTACATAGGGTATATCCGTTTATATACACTCGGCGGTAAAAAGGTTGACGATGACTGGTTGGATGAAGCAGAAAGTTATCATAAAAAAGCAAGAAAAATATTTCCAGACAGACCTGAGTCTTATTTTTACATGGGAAACGCCTATAAAATGGCATATAAATTCAACGAAGCTTCTGGTCAATACGCAAAAGTTCTGCAACTTAATAGAGAATTCGTAGGTGAAGCAGACAAAGAATTTGCTCTTATACAAAAAATTCAAAGAGCTATTCCTGGTACGGAAATAGGAAAAAAGATAGCTCTTGTTGAAAAAATAAATAGAGCTGATGTTGCCGCTTTATTTATTCAAGAATTGAAGCTTGACGAACTTTTTAAAGCGAGAACTAAAAAAGAATTTGATAATTCATATAAAAGCCCTGAAAAAAAGTTTGAGACAGGTAGTTATGTTGCCGCTCAAAAGGCGGTAGATATTGATAATCATGTTTTGAAACTCGATATCGAAGCTGTAATGGAAGTAGGTGTTAGGGGTCTTCAGCCAGGTCCTGATCATAAATATTACCCAGATACAACAATTAAGCGAGCCGAATTTGCTTTAATGATTGAAGATATTCTCATAAAAATTACTGGGAATGAAAAGCTGGCAACTCAATTTATAGGTTCAGAGTCTCCATTTCCTGATTTAAGAAATGATTTAGCATTTTTTAATGCAGTTATGGTTTGCACAGCTCGAGGTTTAATGCAGACAAAGGATATCGAAACAGCTGAATTTGGTCCTTTAGACACTGTTTCTGGAGCTGACGCTCTTCTTACTATTAGAACACTTAAAAATCAGCTTGAAAAACGTTAAACAATTTAATCAGTTTGCCATACGTTATTATAAAAAAAACGATGGCAAACTTTTATTTTGGAGCTTATTTCTATGAAAAATACTATAAAAATAGCTCTTCATTTAATTTTAATTATTATAATTCCATGTTATTCTTTTTCTGATACTACGGTAAAAGTAGAAATTGGACAAGGAAAAGCTGAAATTACTCATCTTAATGGTTCTGCTTTTCTGATAAATGATGAAGGCTCGGAACTTAAGCCGCTTGCTAATGGGAATTTTTTAGAACAAGGCAATAGAGTTAAAACTAAAAGCAAAGCTCGAATCGAATTAAAACTTCCAGATAAAAGTTTTGTAAGGTTTGATGAAGATACTGTTTTTCAATTAAAAGCCCTTTCTATAGATGAACAAAAAAATGAGCGAAATATTAAGATAGAAATTATTCTTGGAAATACTTGGGCTAAAGTGGCAAGTTTTTTTGGAAGCAAGGATAGTAATTTTGAATTATTCAGTAAAGTGGCTGTCGCTGGAGTAAGGGGAACTACTTATAGAGCTAATATTAAAGAGAGTGGATGGACAGAAGTTAAAGTATACGGAGGTGAGGTTGCTGTAAGCGGTATTCCTCAAAACCAAAAAGCCGATTCATCTTCTAAACCTCCAATACTGGGAAAACCAACATCAGTTCAGGGGCCAACATCCATTACTGGGCCCAAATCTGTTTCACCTGAAGAATGGACTTATATTGTCCGCTCAATGCAACAAATTGTA
The Desulfobacterales bacterium genome window above contains:
- a CDS encoding FecR domain-containing protein; its protein translation is MKNTIKIALHLILIIIIPCYSFSDTTVKVEIGQGKAEITHLNGSAFLINDEGSELKPLANGNFLEQGNRVKTKSKARIELKLPDKSFVRFDEDTVFQLKALSIDEQKNERNIKIEIILGNTWAKVASFFGSKDSNFELFSKVAVAGVRGTTYRANIKESGWTEVKVYGGEVAVSGIPQNQKADSSSKPPILGKPTSVQGPTSITGPKSVSPEEWTYIVRSMQQIVINPDGAPTKPFRFSPEADMNDWVKWNQMRDSN